Proteins from one Chroococcidiopsis sp. CCMEE 29 genomic window:
- the proS gene encoding proline--tRNA ligase yields MANEKVDALRITRRNEDYSRWYLDIVERAKLAEDSGIRGCMIIRPEGFAIWEKMQQILDGMFKETGHRNAYFPLFIPVSYFSKEAEHVSGFAKECAVVTHHRLKLTESGEITVDPEAELGEPLVVRPTSETIIWSAYRNWIQSYRDLPILLNQWANICRWELRTRPFLRTTEFLWQEGHTAHATADEAEAEARKMLEVYKTFVEQYLAIPVFAGRKTESEKFPGAEHTYTIETMTQDKRAIQVGTSHNLGTTFSKAFDVTYLSAEGTQEYPFATSWGITTRMIGTLIMVHSDDQGFVCPPRIAPLQVIGVPIYRKEAEKEQVLTRFREIQDQFKLAKSFSFKVDERDNLSPGFKFNDWELKGIPLRLEIGPRDLKNKTAVLVRRDTGEKINVDQSDLESQIKTLLDEIQANLFKQAKEFQQQNVYSVETYEEFKQGIEEKLGFYMAYFDGSPDDEEKIKEETKATGRCIPFEQQQEVGKCFYTGRQTTQRVIFARAY; encoded by the coding sequence ATGGCAAATGAAAAAGTTGATGCACTCAGAATAACCAGACGGAATGAAGACTATTCTCGGTGGTATCTAGACATTGTAGAAAGAGCAAAATTAGCCGAAGATTCTGGGATTCGTGGCTGCATGATTATCAGACCAGAAGGATTTGCTATTTGGGAGAAAATGCAGCAAATCTTAGACGGAATGTTCAAAGAAACTGGACATAGGAATGCCTACTTTCCTCTGTTTATACCTGTAAGTTACTTCTCTAAAGAGGCTGAGCACGTTTCTGGCTTTGCCAAGGAATGTGCTGTCGTCACTCACCATCGGTTGAAATTAACTGAATCGGGAGAAATTACTGTAGATCCTGAAGCTGAGCTAGGCGAGCCGCTTGTTGTTAGACCAACTAGCGAGACGATTATCTGGTCAGCCTACCGTAACTGGATTCAAAGTTACAGAGATTTACCTATTCTTTTAAATCAGTGGGCAAATATTTGTCGTTGGGAGCTTAGAACTAGACCTTTTCTCCGCACAACTGAGTTTCTTTGGCAAGAAGGACATACAGCTCATGCCACTGCTGATGAAGCCGAGGCTGAAGCTAGAAAAATGCTAGAGGTTTACAAAACCTTTGTAGAACAGTATTTAGCAATACCAGTATTTGCCGGACGCAAGACAGAAAGTGAGAAGTTTCCTGGTGCTGAACATACCTATACCATTGAAACAATGACGCAGGACAAGCGTGCCATCCAAGTTGGGACTAGCCATAACCTGGGTACTACTTTTTCTAAAGCTTTTGATGTTACATACTTATCAGCTGAAGGTACTCAAGAGTATCCATTTGCTACTAGTTGGGGTATCACCACCAGAATGATTGGCACCTTAATCATGGTTCACTCAGACGATCAGGGTTTTGTCTGTCCCCCTCGCATTGCTCCACTACAGGTAATCGGCGTTCCTATTTATCGTAAAGAAGCTGAAAAAGAGCAGGTACTCACTCGCTTTCGAGAAATCCAGGATCAGTTCAAATTGGCTAAATCATTTTCGTTTAAAGTTGACGAACGGGACAACTTAAGCCCCGGTTTTAAGTTTAATGATTGGGAATTAAAGGGGATTCCTTTACGACTTGAAATTGGTCCTAGAGATTTGAAAAATAAAACGGCTGTGTTAGTTCGCCGTGACACAGGAGAGAAAATCAATGTAGATCAAAGTGACCTAGAATCCCAAATTAAAACTTTGTTAGATGAAATTCAAGCTAATCTTTTCAAGCAGGCAAAAGAATTTCAGCAGCAGAATGTGTACTCTGTGGAAACCTATGAAGAATTTAAGCAAGGGATTGAGGAAAAACTAGGATTCTACATGGCCTACTTTGATGGTAGCCCGGATGACGAAGAGAAGATTAAAGAAGAAACAAAAGCCACAGGTCGCTGTATTCCTTTTGAGCAACAACAAGAGGTAGGTAAATGTTTTTACACGGGTAGACAAACAACTCAGCGAGTAATATTTGCTAGAGCTTACTAA
- a CDS encoding GerMN domain-containing protein: MAKQQRNHRTPVGVIAGIAAVAVAAGGGAAWWTWNSTQSPTPSPAPNTAQQVPPVSQAEQTAQTFWLRSTGNKLELVPKPIATTADRPPSTALETAFNNLLAGPNDPSVSTTIPRGTKLRSVKMENDGIHVDLSEQFTTGGGSASMTGRVAQVLYTATSLQPNAQVWIDVEGKPLEVLGGEGLVLEQPLTRQSFQQNFTL, encoded by the coding sequence ATGGCAAAACAACAACGAAATCACCGCACTCCAGTTGGTGTGATTGCAGGTATTGCAGCAGTGGCTGTCGCGGCGGGAGGGGGTGCCGCTTGGTGGACTTGGAATTCTACCCAATCTCCGACACCATCCCCTGCTCCCAACACAGCTCAGCAGGTGCCACCTGTATCACAGGCGGAGCAAACAGCACAAACTTTTTGGTTGAGGAGCACTGGCAATAAACTGGAGCTGGTTCCCAAGCCGATCGCAACTACTGCCGACCGGCCGCCTAGCACTGCTTTAGAAACAGCTTTTAATAACTTGTTAGCCGGACCGAACGATCCATCCGTGAGTACCACTATCCCCCGGGGAACAAAACTCCGGAGTGTAAAAATGGAGAACGATGGTATCCACGTTGATTTATCTGAACAATTCACTACCGGGGGTGGCAGTGCTTCCATGACAGGACGTGTGGCACAAGTTCTCTACACTGCCACGAGTTTACAGCCCAATGCTCAAGTCTGGATTGATGTGGAAGGAAAACCTTTAGAAGTTTTAGGCGGTGAAGGCTTAGTGCTAGAGCAGCCACTCACTCGTCAAAGCTTTCAGCAAAACTTTACACTCTAA
- the accB gene encoding acetyl-CoA carboxylase biotin carboxyl carrier protein, which translates to MAFDFNELRQLLVTIAQTDIAELTLKSDDFELTVRKATGASNQLMPTAESTPNSLAGLGLTSTPAVTQLTTTGMETVSSRVVDTTVSAAVQMPVAAPSSLDKRLVEVPSPMVGTFYRSPSPGEPSFVEVGDRVRVGQTVCIIEAMKLMNEIEAEVSGQVMEIMVSNGEPVEYGQPLMRINPDQ; encoded by the coding sequence GTGGCATTTGACTTTAATGAACTCCGCCAACTTCTGGTAACGATCGCTCAAACTGATATTGCGGAACTAACGCTAAAAAGCGACGATTTTGAACTTACAGTACGTAAGGCTACTGGAGCCAGTAATCAGCTGATGCCCACAGCCGAATCGACACCAAACAGCTTGGCTGGTTTGGGATTGACCTCTACACCCGCTGTTACCCAATTGACTACTACTGGAATGGAAACAGTTTCCAGTCGGGTTGTTGACACGACCGTAAGTGCTGCTGTGCAGATGCCTGTAGCTGCACCTTCATCGCTAGATAAAAGGTTGGTTGAAGTTCCCTCTCCGATGGTGGGAACATTTTATCGGTCTCCATCTCCCGGTGAACCATCGTTTGTGGAGGTAGGCGATCGCGTTAGGGTTGGGCAAACGGTCTGTATTATCGAGGCGATGAAGCTAATGAACGAAATTGAAGCCGAAGTTTCTGGACAAGTTATGGAAATTATGGTATCTAATGGCGAACCAGTTGAATATGGACAGCCACTGATGCGAATTAATCCTGACCAATAA
- a CDS encoding DUF2993 domain-containing protein, giving the protein MEFFTILLSGLLGLVSPAGLVIDRTAESFIRSRFEVEQLQVRVDNAPSHQLLQGKVERVLIAGRGLQLKQQDIRIAALEVETDPIDLEPSSLGQEKPKFKRPFQAGVHLVLNQQDINQALHSPAVVATLRDLGIEELGNLDDAEQRYNFVNPRMELLANNRLRFQVELREQDNNQPLSITVESGLGVVAGRQIQLVEPAVYVNQEAVTDEFVKAIATNVSQQLDLRNLEVYGLRARILQLKVNPQQLEIAAFLRVEPSARFLESRRSSI; this is encoded by the coding sequence ATGGAATTTTTCACCATACTCTTATCTGGTCTACTGGGTTTAGTCTCTCCAGCAGGATTAGTAATAGATCGCACTGCTGAGAGTTTTATCCGCTCTCGGTTTGAAGTAGAGCAACTGCAAGTGCGCGTTGACAATGCTCCGAGTCACCAACTCCTACAAGGCAAAGTGGAGCGAGTGTTAATCGCAGGTCGGGGGTTGCAGCTAAAACAGCAAGATATTCGCATTGCTGCTTTAGAGGTGGAAACCGATCCAATTGATTTAGAGCCAAGTAGCCTAGGACAGGAAAAGCCAAAATTCAAGCGACCTTTCCAAGCCGGGGTGCATCTAGTTTTAAATCAGCAGGATATTAACCAAGCTCTACATTCACCGGCAGTAGTAGCTACCTTGCGCGACTTGGGCATTGAAGAACTGGGTAACCTAGATGATGCCGAGCAACGCTACAACTTTGTTAATCCACGGATGGAATTATTAGCGAATAACCGCCTGCGTTTTCAGGTGGAATTACGGGAACAAGATAATAACCAGCCGCTATCAATTACAGTGGAGTCGGGGCTCGGTGTGGTAGCTGGAAGGCAAATCCAGCTAGTTGAACCAGCTGTATATGTTAATCAGGAGGCGGTGACAGATGAATTTGTTAAGGCGATCGCGACTAATGTTAGTCAACAATTGGATCTCCGTAACTTAGAAGTGTACGGACTGCGAGCCAGAATTTTACAATTAAAAGTAAATCCACAACAATTAGAAATTGCGGCGTTTCTTCGAGTGGAGCCATCTGCCCGGTTTTTAGAAAGCCGCCGGTCGTCAATCTAG